A stretch of DNA from Promicromonospora sukumoe:
TGAGCATGACGACACGCGACTTCCAGCGAGCGCGCTCGCCCGAGGCCAAGCGCGTCCGGGAGGCGGCCATCCTCGACGCGGCCCGCCGGCTCGGCTCCGAGCGCGGCATCCGCGAGGTGACGCTGACCGACATCGCCACCGCCGTGGACATGCACAAGTCCGCGATGCTGCGGTACTTCGAGACGCGCGAGGAGATCTTCCTGCGGCTCACGGCGGAGGGCTGGCAGGACTGGGCGCCGGACCTCGCCGCGCGGGTGCGCGCCGTCGGGCAGCAAGGGGCCGACGCCGGTACCCGGGCCGACGCCGTCGCCGCGGCGTTCGCCTCGACCCTCGCCGGACGCGGGATGTTCTGCGACCTGCTCGCGCAGACGCCGCTGAACCTGGAGCGGAACGTGTCGGTCGAGAAGGTCCGGGAGTTCAAGCTCACGACCCGCGACGGGCTGGGGCAGATCGTCCCGGCGGTCCGCGCCGCCCTGCCCGGGCTGACCGAGCAGGACGGCGTCGACCTGGTGGCGGCCGCGACCTCGCTGGCCGGGACCTTCCACCAGATCGCCACCCCGGGCGCCGAGGTCGCCGAGCTCTACCGGTCCGACCCGCTGCTCTCGCACGCCCTGGTGGAGGTCGAGCCGCGGCTGGCCCGCATCCTCGCGGCGATGCTCCGCGGCATGCTGGGCCTGCGCGAGACGCCGGCCTAGCGCACTCCCGTGACCGCCAGCCGCGCGGCCAGCGCGGCGCGCGCACCCCGGGCGTCGTCGTCGACCAGGGCCTCGGTCTCCCCCGCGGCGACGGCGTCGAGGGCCGCCCGCGCGACGTCGGCCGGGTGCACCTTCGGCACGTCCCAGCCGGCCATCATGTCGGTGTCCACGGAGCCCACGTACGTGCCGGTGACCAGGGTGCCCTGCGCTGCGAGCTCCAGCCGGGCGGCGTCGACCAGGCTCCACTGCGCGGCCTTGGCGGCCGCGTAGGAGTTGGCGCCGTCGAAGTGCCCGTACGAGAGCGCCGAGAGCATGGTGACGATCGCGCCGCCGCCGTTCGCGGCGAGCACGGGCGCGAACGCCCGGATCATGTGCAGCGTGCCGAAGTAGTGCACCTCCATCTCCTGCCGCGTCCGGTCGACGTCGCCCGCGACCAGGTTCTGCTGGACGGAGATCCCGGCGTTGTTGACCAGCAGCGACACGTCCGACGCCGCCTCCGCCGCCGCGGCGACCGACGCCGGGTCGGTGACGTCGAGCGGCAGCACCCGCACGCCCGGCAGGTCCACCGTCTCGGGGCGGCGGGCGGTGGCCCACACGGTCGCCCCGCGCTCCAGCAGCTCGGCGGCGAAGCTCCGGCCGATGCCGCGGTCGGCCCCGGTGACGAGTGCGACGGATCCGGCGATGTCCATGGTCCTGCTCCTTGGTGCTCGGTGTGGCGCGAGGCCGGACGGCCCCGCCACGAGCACCGTAGAATCTGACGTTGACGTCAGGGGCAAGGGCCGACCGGGCCCTGCCGGTGTGATCTGGAGGACACATGCGGATCGGCGAGGTCGCCACGCGCACGGGCGTGAGCGTGCGCGCGCTGCGGTACTACGAGGAACAGGGGCTGCTGGACTCGGAGCGCTCCCCCGCCGGCCAGCGCCGGTACGCGCAGGACGCCGTCGACCGCGTGCGGCTGATCCAGCTCCTGTACGCGGCGGGGCTGAACAGCAAGGCGGTCTCGGGGATCATGCCGTGCATGGAGACCGGCATGGCGTCGGCCGACATGCTCGACCTGCTGGCGGCCGAGCGGGACAAGATCGACGAGCGGATGCGCGAGCTCGCCGAGACGCGCGACCGGCTCAGCCACGTCATCGAGCAGGGACACCTGACGCGCCGCTGACCGCCCCCGCGTACCGGCGGGACAGCACGCCGAGGTGGTCCAGCAGGGCCGGGGGTCCCGCCACCGTGAAGTCGAGCCCGAGCATGCCGATCCACACGGCCACCGTCTCGATGCTGTCCCCGCCCGTGACCAGCAGGCACGTCGCCTCGTCCCGCGGCTCGACCGTGCCGACGGCCGGGTTGATGCGCTCCAGCACCTCGTGCGCCGGGGCGTGCACGACGATCCGGGTGTGCACCGCCCAGCCCGTGCGGGCCACCTCGCGCACCACGAACTCGGTCAGGTCGAAGGGCGGCTCCACGGGCGTGAAGCGGCGTCCGCCCGGACGGCGCAGCTCCAGCCAGTCCACGCGGTACGGCTCCCAGCGGCCCGAGCCGACGTCCCGCCCCACGAGGTACCAGCGGCGCTGCCACGCCACGAGCCGGACCGGCTCCACCTCCCGCGGCTCCTCGCGGTACCAGAACCGCAGCCCCTGGTGGTCCCGGATCGCGGCGGCCAGCTCGGTGAGCAGCGCGGGGTCGACGGCGGGGTCCTCGACGTTGCTGTCCGTGTTCACGGGCCCGGCCTCCGTCGCGTCCCGCAGCGCCGCGACCTGACGGCGCAGCCGGTCGGGCAGCACCTGCTCCAGCTTGCCGAGCGCGCGGGCGCTGGACTCCTCGATGCCCACCACGGCGGTCGCGGCCCGCAGCCCGACCGCGATGGCGACCGCCTCCTCGTCGTCGAGCACCAGCGGGGGCAGCTTGCCGCCCACACCGAGCCGGTACCGCCCGCCCGGCCCGCGGACGGCGTCGACCGGGTAGCCCAGCTCGCGCAGGCGCGCGACGTCGTTGCGCACCGTGCGGTCCGTGACGTCGAGGCGCGTCGCGAGCTCCGG
This window harbors:
- a CDS encoding helix-turn-helix transcriptional regulator, with the protein product MTTTAGRLLALLGLLQSRAEWSGPELATRLDVTDRTVRNDVARLRELGYPVDAVRGPGGRYRLGVGGKLPPLVLDDEEAVAIAVGLRAATAVVGIEESSARALGKLEQVLPDRLRRQVAALRDATEAGPVNTDSNVEDPAVDPALLTELAAAIRDHQGLRFWYREEPREVEPVRLVAWQRRWYLVGRDVGSGRWEPYRVDWLELRRPGGRRFTPVEPPFDLTEFVVREVARTGWAVHTRIVVHAPAHEVLERINPAVGTVEPRDEATCLLVTGGDSIETVAVWIGMLGLDFTVAGPPALLDHLGVLSRRYAGAVSGASGVPAR
- a CDS encoding TetR family transcriptional regulator, whose amino-acid sequence is MTTRDFQRARSPEAKRVREAAILDAARRLGSERGIREVTLTDIATAVDMHKSAMLRYFETREEIFLRLTAEGWQDWAPDLAARVRAVGQQGADAGTRADAVAAAFASTLAGRGMFCDLLAQTPLNLERNVSVEKVREFKLTTRDGLGQIVPAVRAALPGLTEQDGVDLVAAATSLAGTFHQIATPGAEVAELYRSDPLLSHALVEVEPRLARILAAMLRGMLGLRETPA
- a CDS encoding MerR family transcriptional regulator, with translation MRIGEVATRTGVSVRALRYYEEQGLLDSERSPAGQRRYAQDAVDRVRLIQLLYAAGLNSKAVSGIMPCMETGMASADMLDLLAAERDKIDERMRELAETRDRLSHVIEQGHLTRR
- a CDS encoding SDR family oxidoreductase, coding for MDIAGSVALVTGADRGIGRSFAAELLERGATVWATARRPETVDLPGVRVLPLDVTDPASVAAAAEAASDVSLLVNNAGISVQQNLVAGDVDRTRQEMEVHYFGTLHMIRAFAPVLAANGGGAIVTMLSALSYGHFDGANSYAAAKAAQWSLVDAARLELAAQGTLVTGTYVGSVDTDMMAGWDVPKVHPADVARAALDAVAAGETEALVDDDARGARAALAARLAVTGVR